One region of Brassica napus cultivar Da-Ae chromosome A10, Da-Ae, whole genome shotgun sequence genomic DNA includes:
- the LOC106372172 gene encoding UDP-arabinopyranose mutase 2, whose translation MVDPANTVGIPVNPTPLLKDELDIVIPTIRNLDFLEMWRPFLQPYHLIIVQDGDPTKKIHVPEGYDYELYNRNDINRILGPKASCISFKDSACRCFGYMVSKKKYIFTIDDDCFVAKDPAGKAVNALEQHIKNLLCPSTPLFFNTLYDPYREGADFVRGYPFSLREGVSTAVSHGLWLNIPDYDAPTQLVKPKERNARYVDAVMTIPKGTLFPMCGMNLAFDRDLIGPAMYFGLMGDGQPIGRYDDMWAGWCIKVICDHLGLGVKTGLPYIYHSKASNPFVNLKKEYKGIFWQEDIIPFFQNVKLSKEATTVQQCYIELSKMVKEKLSSLDPYFDKLADAMVTWIKAWDELNPPATA comes from the exons AATTCCGGTGAACCCAACACCGCTGCTGAAAGATGAGCTCGACATCGTGATCCCCACCATCCGTAACCTCGACTTCCTCGAGATGTGGAGGCCTTTCCTCCAGCCTTACCATCTCATCATCGTCCAGGACGGAGACCCCACCAAGAAGATCCACGTCCCCGAGGGCTACGACTACGAGCTCTACAACAGGAACGACATCAACAGGATCCTCGGGCCCAAAGCCTCTTGCATCTCGTTCAAGGACTCTGCTTGTCGCTGCTTTGGGTACATGGTGTCTAAGAAGAAGTACATCTTCACCATTGATGACGATTGCTTC gtTGCTAAGGATCCAGCTGGGAAGGCAGTGAACGCTCTTGAGCAACACATCAAGAACCTTCTCTGTCCATCGACTCCATTGTTCTTCAACACCTTGTACGATCCTTACCGTGAAGGTGCTGACTTCGTCCGTGGATACCCTTTCAGTCTTCGTGAAGGTGTTTCCACTGCTGTTTCCCATGGTCTCTGGCTCAACATCCCTGACTACGACGCACCTACCCAGCTCGTCAAGCCTAAGGAGAGGAACGCTAGGTATGTGGATGCTGTGATGACCATCCCAAAGGGAACACTATTCCCAATGTGCGGTATGAACTTGGCTTTCGACCGTGATTTGATTGGACCAGCTATGTACTTTGGTCTCATGGGTGATGGTCAGCCTATTGGTCGCTACGACGACATGTGGGCTGGTTGGTGCATCAAG gTGATCTGTGACCACTTGGGGTTGGGAGTGAAGACCGGTTTGCCATACATATACCACAGCAAAGCGAGCAACCCGTTTGTGAACCTGAAGAAGGAATACAAGGGAATCTTCTGGCAGGAGGATATCATTCCTTTCTTCCAGAACGTGAAGCTGTCTAAGGAGGCAACCACTGTTCAGCAATGCTACATTGAGCTCTCGAAGATGGTCAAGGAGAAGCTGAGCTCCCTAGACCCCTACTTTGACAAGCTTGCAGACGCCATGGTCACATGGATCAAAGCTTGGGATGAGCTTAACCCACCAGCAACTGCTTGA